CTACTTTTTACCATACCTCATTCATTCTTATGGGCACCGGATGGTTGGAAGATCACCTGGATGTAACGGTACGGTGGAGCATGTTCGGCGGCGGCCCTGCCATTGTGGAGGCTTTCTCAAAGAGTGAAGTGGATATTGGCTATATCGGACTGCCACCAGTGATGATGGGAATTGACAGGGGCGTCCCCATAATAAGTGTTGGGGGAGGGCATGTAGAGGGCACAATAATGATCGGTCCGCCGAGCACTAAATCCCTCGAAGAGCTGGGAGAAGATGCAGCTGCCGTACTTGAGCAGTTCAAAGGTGGCATCATCGGTTGTCCCCCCTCGGGCTCAATCCATGATGTGATCATCCGCGACCTGATAAAAACTGTAGGGTTGACAGATTCCATTAATGTAAAGAATTTTTCCTGGGCAGATTTCATACCAGATGCCCTGGCTGATGGAGAGATAGATGCAGCTATTGGCACACCACCCTTATCTGTATCAGCAGCTCAATCCAGCGGGGCCAGGGTGCTCATACCGCCTTCTAAACTCTGGCCATGGAACCCCAGTTATGGCATTATTGTAAGCCATGATCTGCTGCAAAAAGAGCCATGGCTAGTGGAAGGTTTCCTGCGGCTGCACGAAGAGGCTTCAAATCTGATTCGGGACCATCCAGACCGTGCAGCAGGGTTGGTGTCTGAACTTGTCCAGGTGGTGGATATCGATTTTATTAAACAGACATATGCTATATCTCCAAAATACTGCGCAAGCCTTCCCAGGGAATATATTGTTTCTTCAATGGCATTCGTGCCCGTGCTCAGGAATCTGGATTATATTGGAAAGCATTTGAAGGAAAATGATATCTTTGATACTTCAATTATCCAAAAGATACATTCTGAGCCCCCACATTATATGTAATTATATTTTATTCTCCTTTAAATCAAATTATTACCTGAAGTTTATACATTAAGGACAATTATGAACCATTCTCTGGAAAACAATAAATACTTGTATATCAGACCTATAAAATATGAATTCTTCGGATCAGGTCACACTTCAACATACAGCACCTGAACATTCCAAATTCATTATAGAATGTGTACAATGCGGCACCGGATTTGATGATGATAGTCTTACCTGTTCTAATGACAGCAGTCTTTTGAGGACAAGATATTCGGCAAAACAGCTAAATCTTCACAATTACAGCGGAGTGGGCAGGTTCCATGACTGGCTGCCTATTTCTAAACCGCTTACCACCGATGCAGGCCCCATCACCTACAAGAGTACCGGACTTGCCCGGGAACTTGGTCTTTCCAACCTGTATATCGGGTTCAACGGGTACTGGCC
This region of Methanosarcinales archaeon genomic DNA includes:
- a CDS encoding ABC transporter substrate-binding protein, with protein sequence MKKILRIGHLSTFYHTSFILMGTGWLEDHLDVTVRWSMFGGGPAIVEAFSKSEVDIGYIGLPPVMMGIDRGVPIISVGGGHVEGTIMIGPPSTKSLEELGEDAAAVLEQFKGGIIGCPPSGSIHDVIIRDLIKTVGLTDSINVKNFSWADFIPDALADGEIDAAIGTPPLSVSAAQSSGARVLIPPSKLWPWNPSYGIIVSHDLLQKEPWLVEGFLRLHEEASNLIRDHPDRAAGLVSELVQVVDIDFIKQTYAISPKYCASLPREYIVSSMAFVPVLRNLDYIGKHLKENDIFDTSIIQKIHSEPPHYM